The following is a genomic window from Chitinophaga caseinilytica.
ATGAATAATTCTAACGAATATACGATGCAATTATTGGATTATTCAAGAAGTTCAGCGGAAATAAATAAAAGAAATGCTATATGCATATTTTCGCTATCCGTGAACCCTGTACGACGAATTACTTAGCTGAATTCATACCCAATGTCGCGACGATAATACTTGCCCCCGAATGAAATGCTGTCGGCAGTCTCCCTGGAATGCGCCAATGCCTGCTGCAAATCGCTTGCCAAAGATGTGATGGCGAGCACGCGGCCGCCGTTGGTAACCGTTTTTCCGCCATCGGCTTTCGAGCCAGCGTGGAAAACGATCTGATCGGCCGTGGGAGCGGGAATGCCGGTGATCTCCTTACCTTTTTCGTACGCTTCGGGGTACCCTCCGCTCACGAGCATGATGGTAGCCGCGGCGCGCGGATCTTCGGTGATGGTCACTTTATCGAGCTGCCGTTCCTTCACGGCGGTGAAGAGCTCCAGCAGATCGTTCTGCAGCCTGGGCATTACGACTTCCGTTTCGGGGTCGCCCATGCGGCAGTTGTATTCGATAACGAAGGGGTCGCCCTCCACGTTGATCAGTCCGAAGAAGATGAACCCTGGGTAAACGATGCCTTCGGCGGCCAGTCCGGCCACGGTAGGCCGCACCACGCGGTCTTCCACTTTTTTCATGAAACCCGCGTCTGCAAAGGGAACGGGCGAAATGGCGCCCATGCCGCCGGTGTTGAGGCCGGTATCACCTTCACCAATTCGTTTGTAATCCTTGGCGGAGGGGAGCAGTACGTAATGCTGGCCGTCGCTCAAAGCGAAGGCAGACATTTCAATGCCGGTGAGGAATGCTTCCACGACCACCTTTTTGCTGGCGTCGCCGAATTTGGCGGATTTGATCATCTCGGTATATTCGGCGATGGCTTCCTCGTGCGAGGCTGCGATCACGACGCCTTTGCCCAGTGCGAGGCCGTCGGCCTTCAGTACCACGGGGAGGGTGTGAGCGGCGATATAGGCGAGGCCTTCTTCGAAGTTGGTTTCGCTGAATTCGCGGTAAGCAGCGGTGGGGATGTTGTGGCGGAGCATGAACTCTTTGGCGAAGGCCTTGCTGCCTTCCAGGCGGGCTCCGGATTTGGAGGGGCCGATCACGGGAATGTGCTGCAGGGCAGGGTCTGCGCCGAAGAAATCGTAGATGCCCAGTACCAGGGGCTCTTCGGAGCCGGG
Proteins encoded in this region:
- the purD gene encoding phosphoribosylamine--glycine ligase; protein product: MNILLLGSGGREHALAWKMAQSPACTKLYIAPGNAGTPAYGENVNLSVSDFEGIKAFCIDKQIDLLLPGSEEPLVLGIYDFFGADPALQHIPVIGPSKSGARLEGSKAFAKEFMLRHNIPTAAYREFSETNFEEGLAYIAAHTLPVVLKADGLALGKGVVIAASHEEAIAEYTEMIKSAKFGDASKKVVVEAFLTGIEMSAFALSDGQHYVLLPSAKDYKRIGEGDTGLNTGGMGAISPVPFADAGFMKKVEDRVVRPTVAGLAAEGIVYPGFIFFGLINVEGDPFVIEYNCRMGDPETEVVMPRLQNDLLELFTAVKERQLDKVTITEDPRAAATIMLVSGGYPEAYEKGKEITGIPAPTADQIVFHAGSKADGGKTVTNGGRVLAITSLASDLQQALAHSRETADSISFGGKYYRRDIGYEFS